One genomic segment of Linepithema humile isolate Giens D197 chromosome 5, Lhum_UNIL_v1.0, whole genome shotgun sequence includes these proteins:
- the LOC105675543 gene encoding dynein regulatory complex protein 8-like isoform X1 yields MHPFSALPSSPRRTVTERRLTRLESRKLPIEPTLLERRLCEAFDVFDNARSGEVDVRDLGTIIRALGCVITEAELQEIQVEVEDVENNCVPLNRFVEYMSKAINERKFKPAEPEELLKAFQLLDPENRGYIMKDDLEKSIMEIGEPFTKEEVADMMAIACDVETGKINYEHYINLLIVCKYIYLFIYFLIHIFYFYYC; encoded by the exons ATGCATCCATTTTCTGCGTTACCCTCATCCCCCCGAAGAACTGTCACTGAAAGACGTCTAACTAGATTGGAAAGTAGAAAAT TGCCTATTGAGCCTACGTTATTAGAAAGGAGACTCTGTGAAGCATTTGATGTATTCGATAATGCAAGAAGTGGAGAAGTAGATGTTAGAGATTTGGGTACTATAATCAGAGCATTAg gCTGTGTCATCACAGAAGCTGAGTTACAAGAAATACAAGTAGAAGTGGaagatgttgaaaataattgtgtacCTTTAAACAGATTTGTAGAATATATGAGCAAAGCGATTAATGAACGCAA GTTTAAACCAGCAGAACCAGAAGAGTTATTGAAAGCATTTCAATTGTTAGATCCTGAAAATCGCGGATACATCATGAAAGATGATttagaaaaatcaattatggAAATTGGAGAGCCATTTACAAAAGAGGAAGTGGCCGATATGATGGCCATTGCGTGTGATGTAGAAacaggaaaaattaattatgagcATTACATCAATTTGCTAATTGtatgtaaatacatttatttatttatatattttttaatacatatattttatttttactactgctaa
- the LOC105675543 gene encoding dynein regulatory complex protein 8-like isoform X2, protein MHPFSALPSSPRRTVTERRLTRLESRKLPIEPTLLERRLCEAFDVFDNARSGEVDVRDLGTIIRALGCVITEAELQEIQVEVEDVENNCVPLNRFVEYMSKAINERKFKPAEPEELLKAFQLLDPENRGYIMKDDLEKSIMEIGEPFTKEEVADMMAIACDVETGKINYEHYINLLIVE, encoded by the exons ATGCATCCATTTTCTGCGTTACCCTCATCCCCCCGAAGAACTGTCACTGAAAGACGTCTAACTAGATTGGAAAGTAGAAAAT TGCCTATTGAGCCTACGTTATTAGAAAGGAGACTCTGTGAAGCATTTGATGTATTCGATAATGCAAGAAGTGGAGAAGTAGATGTTAGAGATTTGGGTACTATAATCAGAGCATTAg gCTGTGTCATCACAGAAGCTGAGTTACAAGAAATACAAGTAGAAGTGGaagatgttgaaaataattgtgtacCTTTAAACAGATTTGTAGAATATATGAGCAAAGCGATTAATGAACGCAA GTTTAAACCAGCAGAACCAGAAGAGTTATTGAAAGCATTTCAATTGTTAGATCCTGAAAATCGCGGATACATCATGAAAGATGATttagaaaaatcaattatggAAATTGGAGAGCCATTTACAAAAGAGGAAGTGGCCGATATGATGGCCATTGCGTGTGATGTAGAAacaggaaaaattaattatgagcATTACATCAATTTGCTAATT GTGGAATAA
- the LOC105675543 gene encoding dynein regulatory complex protein 8-like isoform X3 produces the protein MHPFSALPSSPRRTVTERRLTRLESRKCCVITEAELQEIQVEVEDVENNCVPLNRFVEYMSKAINERKFKPAEPEELLKAFQLLDPENRGYIMKDDLEKSIMEIGEPFTKEEVADMMAIACDVETGKINYEHYINLLIVCKYIYLFIYFLIHIFYFYYC, from the exons ATGCATCCATTTTCTGCGTTACCCTCATCCCCCCGAAGAACTGTCACTGAAAGACGTCTAACTAGATTGGAAAGTAGAAAAT gCTGTGTCATCACAGAAGCTGAGTTACAAGAAATACAAGTAGAAGTGGaagatgttgaaaataattgtgtacCTTTAAACAGATTTGTAGAATATATGAGCAAAGCGATTAATGAACGCAA GTTTAAACCAGCAGAACCAGAAGAGTTATTGAAAGCATTTCAATTGTTAGATCCTGAAAATCGCGGATACATCATGAAAGATGATttagaaaaatcaattatggAAATTGGAGAGCCATTTACAAAAGAGGAAGTGGCCGATATGATGGCCATTGCGTGTGATGTAGAAacaggaaaaattaattatgagcATTACATCAATTTGCTAATTGtatgtaaatacatttatttatttatatattttttaatacatatattttatttttactactgctaa